ccggagagctcttGAAATCAACGTGTTTGTTGCTAACATATTTGGCTAATCCAAATCTCTATAATGGAACGCCCCGACGGGATTGAAGATATGTAGACCGCTATCGCTTTGGAAAAAAGAAAGGTCAAGGATATCCACTCTTATGCTTGTAGTGCTGAAGATGGTGGCGTTTGTGACTCTTCCCCAGTCACTCCAATCAAACAGAATGCTCCAAAGAAGAAGAGAAGTGAACCCTCTTTGAGTGATGTACAGGATAACATTATCAGCATCCTCACGGCCAAAATCAATGAAAGAGCTGACCATATTGAAGACATGGTGAAAATAAACGCAGTTAGCATTGTCAATCTTCAAAAAACCATTGACTTCACGATAGAAGAGGTTAagactcttaaccctcgtgctgccttcgggtcacatgacccaaaggttcataacgaaccatcgttgtgtttacccaattttacccaatacaaaaacaaatacaaataattttcttttaaccattccaatgtggggggtctgacacagcccgacagttaaaagaaaatgcttcactttgtttttgtatgaggtaaatttgtcgcaatacgacggtgggtcacaatgactgatgggtcagaatgacccgaagataacacaagggttaaagaagacAACAGCCATCTACAAGAGAAGGTAGAACAACACGAGAAGACAATCGCCGATTTAGTAAATAAGTCTAATGAGGCTGAACGCTATAGCCGTAGATGGTGCCTCAGACTTCTCGGTATGGTCGAAGGGCCAGAAGAGAATGTTAAAGAAAAAACGAAAGAGATCTGCAGAAAGGTACTGCCGGAAGATGATGGAAATACCATTGTGAGGGACATTGATGTAGTCCATCGTATAGGCAGAAAGCTCGAAGATGGCAATCGCAGACAACTACCACGTCCTGTCATCATACGTTTCACCTCCAGAACGGCAAGGGATTCAATATGGAAAGGTTCTAAGAAAAATAACTACCTCCTGAAGAATGGTCTGCAATTCAAGGAAGATCTCACGTCCTCCGACAAAGAATCAAGGAATCAGCTATGGCCAGCAGTCAAGGCGGCACGCGAACAGGGTCTCAAAGCATACTTCGTAGGCACCAAAGCCTTCATAGATGGGAAAGAAGGTAGAAAAGAAATACGCCATAAATAATCAGTATGATAGGAGATCTTTGCGAGTTGGGTTCTCAGGTTCTTTTTTCTATACGGTTGCACACGTTGATAAGTTTAAGAGATTTATATAGgtagtaaagaatatattgtgcttattaaagttatgcattatgcttattaaagttatgaacttagaagtgtgctcaggcttaaacattgggtctcacactgggtgtgggaagcaggctgttctttgtgtctctatctcttcattttcagaaacaaccttgaaaccgggtggagacggcacccgagcaggtgggacgcgcgtaggcaataacaactccctgacgcacgagagaacaagctcaacccttttttgatacttgtgttttcaattgcattgtatatgatatgctggggcagggaaagatagccagttggacttcgtgaaccagcccaaactctgttgcgggtagggaaacgtagacaaccccagagctctgtacttgttgatttccaactgctgcattaaagctgatattatcggacctctgcgactccagaccactctttctagaacacagatttgtgtcattggataccatcattacatattggaatagacacaaagactttgaatcctTCAGTAGACCTATGGTCATTTACAGATATTTGTCAATACCAATGTATCAGATGGACATGATAGGATGTATAATTTCTATGCGATGACTTTCACATGCTAACTTATATATGCATTAAGTTAAGGTTTTGTGTACTATGTTACATCCGCTTTCAGAGGtaaaatactgacacacacgaAGGATAATGCTGGAAGGTGGATTGTATTAGTAGTAACTGTTGACCAATCTAATTTTATTTTGGTTAATGTATATGCCAGTAATAATAACATAAATAATAACATTCTGTTCTCAGACATAGAATACCAAATTAATATTATGACATCACAATTTCCAAATACCAAAACGATTTGGGGTGGAGACTTTAACACGGTTTTGGATAGTCATACTGATAGATGGCCTCCAAGAGTGGATAATTCGGGTACTACAATTAAGAATATTTGCTTAAGATTGGGTTTTTGAGACATTTGGAGACATAAAAACCCTAGTAAAAAAGACTTTACCTGGAGTAACAAAAAAATTTCTAACCAATCTCGTATCGACTACTGGTTGGTTTCTGATGTTTTGATAGACTCAGTTGTTGATGTCTCAATTGAACCTGTAGTTCTTACTGATCATAAAGGGATCTTTCTTCACGTTAACTTGCAGAGTCATTTAAATATTCCAATTAGGAACAGTTATTGGAAATGTAACAAAGCCATGTTAGGATATAATATTTTCAGGACCCAGGTAATAGAAATAATTGATAAATGTTGGAAGCTATCAGAAACAGTTCAGTCATTTGTAAATCATTGGGAACTTATGAAATGAGAAAATTAGCCATTGTAACTGGGAAAAGGTTGGcagaaaataaaaggaaaaacaaaATTGAAACCGTAAAAAATATTATGGATTATTCCCAAAAGACTAATCTATTACATCAGGAATCTGTGCACCTATCATCTTTACAAACTCAACTAAATGACATTTATGAAGACAAAGCTAAAGGAGCCTTTATTAGATCTTGGCGAAAATGGATGGAGGcaggtgaaaaaaaaaacagatactTTTTCAATTTAGAAAAGAGAACTGGCGAGTTGGCGTCTATCTCTAAACTCATGATTGATGATACCCTCTGTGATGACCCAAAGAAAATCTCTGACTTTGTTGGGattttttatgaaaagttaaaTACATCTTCCCAACTCCTATCTAATATGGATCCTTTTATTAGCACAATAAAAAATGCCAGAAGGATAGATGATGGCTTTAAAAATATATGTGAAAAGGATATTACACTAAAAGAGGTACAAGACTGTATTAAGAATATAAAAGAGAATAAATCTCCTGGTAATGATGGTCTAACTTGTGAATTCTATAAATCTTTTAGTGAGCTTTGAGCATCCTTCATTCTGCAGGTGTTTAAAGAATCGATGATTAAAGGGGAACTTACTACCTCAATGAAACAGAGTTTAATTGTATTAATTCCGAAACCAAATAAGGACAACTTGTATATAGATAACTGGAGACCAATTAGCCTTTCAAATAATGATGCTAAATTATTTGCTCATATATTTGCTGATATTATAGATTATAGTGATCTAATACCGGTTGATAGCTTTAtcttttttattgatttttttaaagcttttgACATGATAGAACACCAATTTATTATGAAAAGATTGTCTTTTTTTGGTTTTGGTACATACTTTCAGAATGCAATTCAAACCCTTTATAAAAATTGCTCTAGCTCGGTCAAACTCTCTAATGGAACGTCACAGAGATTTCATATAAATCGTGGCATTAGACAAGGTTGTCCAATCTTTCCATGTTTGTTTTTACTGGCGATGCAGGTTATGGCTCTTCACGTTAAGAACTCCAACTTTGTCGGTATAAAATTTAGCGATAAGGAACTGAAACTGTGTCAATTGGCAGATGACACTGTGTTATTCATTAGTTGTGAGGAAGAGATTACTAAGGCTATTGAATGTGTTGAGGAATTCTCTGCTGCATCTGGTCTGGTTATGAATGTTAATAAATCGGTACTATTCCCAATTAAAGAATGCAATCATTTACAGATAGCAAACATTCCTGTCAAAACAGAGGTCACATATTTGGGGGTTAACATATGTAAGGATGAGAAACAAAGATGCCATTTAAATTTTGATTATAAAATAGAAAAAATTAAGAAAAGATTTAATCTATGGTTGTTAAGAGACTTGTCATTGTATGGTAGTGTTATTGTCAAAAGATGAAGGTATCTCGAGATCTGTCTACGTTTCACTTTCTCTAGATATGCCTCAAACAATCATTAAGGAAATTGACAAGTTACTGTATAACTTTGTATTGAGAAATAAAACACATTACCTCAGTAAAGCAGTTATAAGAAACACTATTGAGCAAGGTGGCTTAGCTGTCTTAGATATGAATACGCTAAATAatacttttaaaataatgtgGATTATTAGATACCTTAAGAATCAAAACAGCATATGGCACATCTtcccaaaatatatatttaaaacaatCGGTGGTCTGAaattacgctcctgtttcgcccgcgagacaaaaatgctgcctccccctccctcagttacgacgcactaaattctaacaaatatatattttagacgctacacatgttatacatcgttggaaagctacgattcttgtgcttccattgaaataaaccaattcaagatcaagtcgcaatagcaagcaaagtcaacgtctttttccggtgaacattccttcaacaatgccaaagaaaaaagttgtactcaccctaagttgttcaaataggtccaggtgtgcaaatcatgccatcaaaacttgatctgcgtaagtcccaagggttcaaagtatctaaccatgtaaagtaattcgtccaaatacaatgttttacgttcatgaatagccattatcctttgtttcattatgcaagttagccgacggaagaaacaacttgttcacataaaagtgttattttctccggttagcaacggagtatttacaatatgaaggtatcaaaatgtccgttgaaccctccccttttgattgacaccttgttcgacccaataggagcttccatgccccgttgacagccctctaaagccaactaggtctgtgcgtcctgccccccccccccccccccccacactcgttctaaacacatttctcgaactggcttcgactggctctgaaattagctcgttagccttgtagctgacagctagctgaaaatgccaatacctcatttgtatgcgtctgtggagccttcaaaataacagtcgattgcgcaatatggttgacagaatcagtgttctttgtgcgccaatccttggaatcagataaagcactccaatgtgttcatgcttcagtttttgtgtttcagtattactaattagggatttagctattatatatgatagttctaagtaccacctttcattagagataacaattatgaaaaataatacctttttatttgaccttgaccttggttacaaagggtcattttggagtctccaaaagacccttttagaaaattcctggatgtactcttataaaaacatgtgtcaaatatgaatatattgtggtattatgtttgacttttgatttgaattgggtaaggcttcaacctgtggtccaatttagtcttccagataatacctaccacctctaggcctcttcaggcctctgttttcaaaacaaaatctaggcggaaatagaaatgttcactttccttgtgttcaagcttctattactcaacactagaaggactgacaggggtcctgacaacaggggacataacttcagagtgtcagctttcaaaagagatcatttacatgcatgtactccaaatggttcaagaacagcttccaatttactttgggtatgctgtttaggcgttttcaggcaaatttaacaggaacatgaaaaggttaaaatgTAACTTTGATACTACTAAAATCCCCATTAAACTATCCAACTTTCATAAACAAGCACCGTTGGCTTGGTCTCTGGCCTACAAACATAACTTTTCACCACACAAATATATGATTTGGAATAATAAGGAtattaaatacaaaaataaatcattATTTTTACCCAAATGGTTTGATAACAATATAATTTATGTTTTTCAACTGTTAGATGCCAATAACATATTACTTTCTTATAAAGATTTTCTGGACAAATTCAACTTACCTGTAACTCCTAAAGAATATGCTACTGTGTTTGATGCGATACCACTTGGGGTTTTAGCGCTTCTCAGAAATTTTTCACCTACACAATACTCCACGTATGCCACATCTGACATATTTTTAGGTAAGTTTAATATTAGGAAAGAAAGGTGTTGTAATAAATATATTCGGAATTTAGTGTGTGCATCATCCCTTCCGAATTCAAGATTTTATTGGGCTTCTGTTTTTGAAGATATAGACTGGACAAAGGTTTGGAAGATATCTAACAAATTTTGCATTACCAACAAAGTTAAAGAAGTGTCCTTTAAAATTGTACACAAGATATATCCAGTGACACACCTTTTGAATAAGAGATTTAAACTGAATATTGatcccaaatgtgttttttgtgttacTGAGGATGAAACTATCATtctttgttttgcaattgtatttATACTAAATCCTTTTGGTCTGCTTTGGTTCGTCATATTCATAACATAACAGGTCATGTTATAACAATTAATAGCTTTgatataattttttattttatcaatCCAGATGTTGATTcggattgtatttattttatccaACTACTGATTCTGATGGGTAAATTTCATATTAATAAATGTAAGTGATCATTGTCCAAGCCAAATTTCACACACTTTATTAATGACTTTAACATGTACACTATGTCTTTATGCAACATTTTAAATACAAAAGCAGGGAAAACATGTGCTATCGTAAAGAAATATAACTTTGACTTAATTATGCATTatctggatttttatttttatttatttatatatatatttttttatgtatCTTCTTTGTTATGTATGTGGCTACttatttgttgtattttttcttgcataataaaaaaaaataaaaaataaaaaataaacaggacgaacagaatcctttgaccgccattgctgtaagttttcacaattcatatttcagctaaacagtacatgtatgtAGTACATGTAGTACAGTACATGTCCTGTATgtatccttattctataagtataacttattttagagttctttcccctggagcagatttcatgttccaaccgaggggggctttcgctgtcttggtgtgtggggctgcatcaaataccccttttttgctctgttaaattgctgcaccagtccacacttgaccggtggggatctcattctattatgactataactgttagctgctcctggcattctctgatccctgctcccctctctctgcccccccccccccccccacacacacacacatcccttgtggtgtggggggtttgagctgtcagcacctgcctggtcgtcggtcggccaacgctggacctggtcgcgagtctcccggtcctgtcctacatctataaagttgaacaatggattttggtgtttcaaaacccattgacactgtatgtttagcctgtgttctgctcctctccctcaccaactgtctctggaggaggggatccctctctgaattgctcctcccaaggtttcttccattttttctcctgttgggagtttttctgggagtttttccttgtcttccttgagggtttaggttggttgaagggcagttctatgggcatatgtgaagccctccagtcaccactggagggcagtggtgactgataggagggcagtttctgtggagtggccgattggttggggtcaagcaggttgttctgagagagaaagtttgacagttggttagatacagcgcgttcaattgttttagaaaagcagggtagcagtgatactggtctgtagttctggaggacggctgggttaagggagggtttttttgagtagagggctaactctggcctgtttgaaggcagaggggaaagtgccggaagtaagagaagagttaaggacatggagaatataagttatgatggagggtaagatggtttgaaagagaggggaggggactggttcagggggacaggaggtggggcgatgagaaagaatgaggtcagagatctctgcctcggaaaggggagagaaagagtttaaaCATTTAGTTgagtcagtcatagagggtgagtgggtaggaaCGGTGGCCACAGGGAACTGGCTGCTAATGGCAGCGACTTTTTCCTCAaaaaaggaggagaagtcgtctgccgacagggaggaggggcgggcgggggaggtgagttaagaagggtggagaaggtagagaaaagtttgtgaggatttgaggcagagttaattttgttcaggaagtagtgggttttagcaccagttatgtgagcagagaaggatttaaagagggagtgatacttatcaaggtccagaccgtctttggacttgcgccatctcctctcagctgcccgaagggtggaccgttcttcacaaaTAACATCCATGAGCaatgggcaggagggagaagatcgtgcaggcctggttgacaggggacagagtgtCAAGTAATCCAGTTAATatggataacagggtgttggtggcagtgtcagtggggtgggacgtgaactcgtcaatgggagggaggatgttataATGGAGGAgaagtgggaggggatagggagcggaggttgcgacggaaagttacgaggggaggggaggtaggaggagttggagggagagagacagataattgGATAAAGAAGTGATCAGAAAtgtgcagtggggttacagatgttaagtcagtgatacagttacgtgtcaggatgaggtcgagctgttttcctgccttgtgggtccccggtgtgttcagcagcatCAGGTCGAAAGAAGTCAGGAGAGAcatgaagtcgacggcctgcgttcctttgaggtggatgttgaagtccccaaggattaTCCGCGGGGTTCCAttatccgggaggacgctgaggagcatgtccagctcttTATCAAAGTTGGCAAGCGGTCCAGGTGGGCGATAGAGGACAACTAAGattgctttgataggatcagttagcatcacatagtggtgttcaaatgatttggcggtgacagagagtggggtggatgtgtatttaatatgtagggaaagaagcaaacctgtcccaccacctcgcccagttgagcggggtgagtgagagaacgagtggttgacggagagagcagctggagttgctgCTCTGGGcgaatccatgtctctgtcagcgcaagggcatgaagagaagcatgggatGCGAACGCCGGggtgaagtctgccttgttcacagcagactggcagttccagagccctatagaaagagagagggcaggtggagaagatctggataggtagtgaaGGTTACAAGTGGACCTATGGGCATAtgtatgggcatatgtgaagccctctgtgacatgcttgcgtgtaaaaagggctatacaaataaatttgatttggaccgtatatactttgtgacataTGTATGTCTGCGAGTGGTGTAATGgacgggaatgctgaagaaacacatgctagctatgaatatgttctaggtaGAATAGaataaaagtatattttagaatttactttttaaattgtttaatttTTTAGTTTGTTAGTTCCTAGGATTAGTTATACTActgtacttttatactttttgatTGTAGATCCgtgtatgtttattgtttgcaccttctggCCACAGTAaactatgtgtttgtgtaaacctacatggcgaataaaaccaaattctgattctgaacatttGATGGATTGACCGAGGTTCCTCTTAttgacacacaaaacaacaacctTTCACAAACATTGCTTTAGCCAGTTACGGGACCAAAAAGCTAGATATTCAATGGTGCatcaatgacacacacagtgaattGTAATTCCACAGAATTTCATTTAAATTGGTTGGTTCTCACTAAACCGTGGAATATGTAAAATGTTAGTAAATATAGATATTGTTGCAGATCCGTGTAAAGACAAAGTATCCTGCCTCCACAATTGCaagtcccctttccaccattGTTGCTGTTCCTGTGTAGCTAACTACAGGACTTCCCTTCACTGATTATCAAACAGTAATTTAGCTTGAAATGTTCATCCCTACTGCATTTCCCAAACAGTTGGCAGCAGTAGCAaggcaagtttatttgtatagcacatttcaacaacaaggcaattcaaagtgcttcacataaaaccactaaaagcatcaaaacataatgcaaaagaaaacaagatttaagaacattcaataaaacattcaaAATAGTCAAAAAGCaagtaataaaaataaaagttgcagtgaagtttttttttttaaatgcagaAGTGAGATGCAGAAATTGATATCCTTGAATCTGGTTCAATTAAAAGCAACAGCAAACAGTAAAGTCTTCAATCTGGATTTAAAGGACCTGAGGGTCTCAGCAGACCTGCATCTTTCAGGTACCTTGTTCCAGGTATGTGGTGCAGAAAAACTGAACGCTCCTTCTCCATGTTTAGTTCTGACTCTTGGAACACAAAGTAGACCAGTCCCAGATGACCTGAGGGGTCGGGAAGGTTCATAAAGTAGCATcagatcacaaatgtatttaggccctaaaccattcagtgctttataaaccagcagcaggattttgaagtcaattctttgttggacaggaagccaaTGCAAAGACCTCAGAACTGGAGTGGTGATCCACTTTCTTGGTCTTAGTGAGGACTCGAGCTGCAGCGTTCTGAATCAGCTGCAGCTTTCTGATTGACTTTTTACAGAGACATGTGAACACACCGTTACAGTAGTCGAGTCTACTGAAGATAAATGCATGGACAAGTTTCTCCAAATCCTGTTGAGACATAAGTCCCTGCCTCCTGACTGTGAATCAGCTTAATGTGTAGCTTTAGCTTTACTGTCGATTGTGCTCATTTCAGGCAAAGCTGTATTGGTCCTCACCCAGCCTTCTTTCTTCATCCAGCCCTTCATCCTTGGACCCTGTTTGTCCACTTAAGCAGGTACAACCAGGCTTGCCATACAGACTTTTTGACATCATGTCACTGTGGAGAAGAAGTTTTACTGCAAGTTGTTTTGTACTACAATAGTTTCAATCACAGCTTTAACAAATACCATTGAGTGAATTATGGTTGTAGTATAAATTATTAAACAACaattacatgtatttattcACTAGAAGAGCATagctggagcagagggaggacgggagagtGACTATCATCAACAATGAAGAGTTGTAGAAAAGTTTTAAAGCGATACATACAAATCGAGTTCCTCCATCGCCAGAAATCGATCAAATGACGATTATGAGCCTGTTTTAGCTATCTAGTCTGAAGTGTCTCAGCCAGGTGCTTATCAGATgtcaaatatataataatatgaaCAAGGACGTCTACATATCTCTGATAAAAGAATAAAAcgtaaaatataaatgtggaCCATAGCCTATTATTTCCTCTCTCTGACTTAAGTTCCCTCCCATTGCAACGCCCTCGAAGTACAGAACTGGCCTCCTTCACGTCCGCTTACTCAAAATAAACATCCCGGCGCTGTGCAAGCAGAACCATTCTCACTACTGTTTTCTACGTAACGGTATCATAATGTCAGGAAGAGGCAAAGGAGGTAAAGGACTCGGAAAAGGAGGCGCCAAGCGTCATCGCAAGGTTCTCCGTGATAACATCCAGGGCATCACCAAGCCCGCCATCCGCCGCCTGGCTCGCCGAGGTGGCGTGAAACGTATTTCAGGCTTGATCTACGAAGAGACACGCGGTGTGCTGAAGGTGTTCTTGGAGAACGTCATCCGTGATGCCGTGACCTACACCGAGCACGCTAAAAGGAAGACCGTGACCGCCATGGACGTGGTCTACGCTCTGAAGCGCCAGGGACGTACTCTGTACGGTTTCGGCGGTTAAATCAACATCAAGTTAACAAATCGAGGTTCAacacaaaggctcttttaagggCCACCCACATGTTATGCATCAGAGACTTTATTTCCATATTCCGGGTGTTGAGTGTCTAAATTGAGTGGAGCCTTGTGAAACGAATTGTATATCATCTATTTATCCTAGGTGAATAAAACTCAATGAACAATACTGAGTTGATGAGTTTACTTTCGTCCCCCAGTTTTAGGCGCATTTGAACTCTGTTTCAATGTCAGTCTAGGCTAGAAAATCAATGTATCGCTAATAAAGCAGCGGTTATAATGACAATTACTGAAAGTTTCGTTCAAATTCTATTTCGGTGGTCATGGCGTATCACAATCATTTGAACCAATGGTATTGTAAAGGGGTTCATTATTCAGGCTTCAACTGTTTGCAGGCTACTTGGGCTATGGCATCTATAAATGAGTTATATTAGCTGAACAGGGCGAGAGAGCGTTTGACCGAGATGTATCGGTCTGTACTTAGCGTGCCTTTAGATATGAGCATCTGCTCAATGAATGCCTTATTAAAACGTGGTGTAGATAACATTGACCAAGCCCTGGATGCATGGGGGTTTCGCGT
This DNA window, taken from Osmerus eperlanus chromosome 6, fOsmEpe2.1, whole genome shotgun sequence, encodes the following:
- the LOC134022023 gene encoding histone H4, producing MSGRGKGGKGLGKGGAKRHRKVLRDNIQGITKPAIRRLARRGGVKRISGLIYEETRGVLKVFLENVIRDAVTYTEHAKRKTVTAMDVVYALKRQGRTLYGFGG